A single window of Nicotiana sylvestris chromosome 5, ASM39365v2, whole genome shotgun sequence DNA harbors:
- the LOC138868641 gene encoding uncharacterized protein, which produces MINYSGFEKTKAEQKEEGERMELDKETKLDSGIEASKQALKDKRENKNSPSLESDQIQQKENVNTKDMKARRKKNKKKKTKKMPKNKRKVIFKHAQTSNNRKETSASIAKQNYHSKQAIEERLLSPSSDGKTLHQDQGSDAELNNNDSITKEDDLNTKEEQLV; this is translated from the coding sequence ATGATCAACTACAGTGGTTTTGAAAAAACGAAAGCAGAACAAAAGGAAGAGGGTGAGCGAATGGAACTGGACAAGGAAACTAAATTAGACAGTGGGATAGAAGCGAGCAAACAAGCTCTCAAGGATAAAAGGGAGAATAAAAACTCTCCAAGCTTGGAGAGTGATCAAATTCAGCAAAAAGAGAATGTTAACACCAAGGACATGAAAGCTAGGAggaaaaagaacaagaaaaagaagaCCAAAAAGATGccgaaaaataaaagaaaagtgaTTTTCAAACATGCTCAAACCAGCAACAATAGAAAAGAAACTTCTGCCTCTATAGCAAAGCAGAATTATCACTCAAAGCAGGCTATAGAGGAAAGACTATTAAGTCCCAGTAGTGATGGCAAAACTCTACACCAAGATCAAGGCAGTGACGCTGAGCTCAACAACAATGATAGCATAACCAAGGAGGATGATCTTAACACAAAAGAGGAGCAGCTAGTTTAG